In Natronomonas halophila, one DNA window encodes the following:
- a CDS encoding amphi-Trp domain-containing protein: MEEILFESEQRQSRSDTAAMLRSIADKLDSGDAVTLSAGEESVTLDVPATHAFEVKVERETEAGGSELGLEFELEWDENGDGDESLDIA; the protein is encoded by the coding sequence ATGGAAGAAATCCTCTTCGAAAGCGAGCAGCGACAGTCCCGAAGCGACACCGCGGCGATGCTGCGGTCCATCGCGGACAAACTCGACAGCGGCGACGCGGTGACGCTGTCGGCCGGCGAGGAGTCGGTCACGCTCGACGTGCCGGCAACCCACGCCTTCGAGGTCAAGGTCGAACGCGAGACGGAAGCCGGCGGCTCGGAGTTGGGCCTCGAGTTCGAACTGGAGTGGGACGAGAACGGCGACGGAGACGAGTCGCTGGATATAGCCTGA
- a CDS encoding asparaginase, which yields MHVHVIATGGTIASTAEGADSGAAPTLSGADLVEAVPGIEEYAEITVESVADSPGFDMSPAVCARVADRITERADDVDGFVVTHGTDTLAETARYLDLTTAAPVVVTGAQRRPDEAGSDGPTNLRSAVRVAASERLTEGAFVAFDEELHDAATVRKSHTSALDTFRSPETGPVARLTRKRIHWYREPSAPAERLPVPDPEDHPTVPLVVSASGVGHEAFADAESRGDAVVVAGTGLGNTTAAIGEAIADADCPVVLSSRCHAGPTEPVYGTPGGAATLAEYDHVRFSHATPWATRIECMLAVAADRLDERFDRFEE from the coding sequence ATGCACGTTCACGTCATCGCGACCGGTGGTACCATCGCCTCGACCGCGGAGGGCGCCGATTCGGGCGCCGCGCCGACCCTCTCGGGTGCTGACCTCGTCGAGGCCGTCCCCGGAATCGAGGAGTACGCCGAGATAACCGTCGAAAGCGTCGCCGATTCCCCGGGATTCGACATGTCGCCCGCGGTCTGTGCCCGCGTCGCCGACCGTATCACCGAACGGGCCGACGACGTCGACGGCTTCGTCGTCACCCACGGCACCGATACGCTGGCCGAGACTGCGCGGTATCTCGACCTCACGACGGCGGCACCGGTCGTCGTCACGGGCGCCCAGCGCCGCCCCGACGAGGCCGGCAGCGACGGCCCGACGAACCTCCGAAGTGCGGTTCGGGTGGCGGCCAGCGAACGGCTCACCGAAGGCGCGTTCGTCGCCTTCGACGAGGAACTCCACGACGCCGCGACGGTCCGGAAATCCCACACCAGTGCGCTGGATACCTTCCGGTCGCCCGAAACCGGCCCCGTCGCCCGCCTGACCCGCAAGCGCATCCACTGGTACCGGGAGCCTTCGGCGCCCGCCGAGCGGTTGCCGGTCCCCGACCCCGAAGACCACCCGACGGTGCCGCTGGTGGTCTCCGCTTCCGGTGTCGGCCACGAGGCCTTCGCGGACGCCGAATCGCGCGGCGATGCCGTCGTCGTCGCAGGCACGGGCCTCGGCAACACCACGGCCGCAATCGGCGAGGCCATCGCCGACGCGGATTGCCCGGTCGTCCTTTCCTCCCGGTGTCACGCCGGGCCGACCGAACCGGTCTACGGCACCCCCGGCGGCGCTGCGACGCTGGCGGAATACGACCACGTCCGCTTTTCGCACGCGACGCCGTGGGCGACGCGCATCGAGTGCATGCTCGCGGTCGCTGCCGACCGACTGGACGAACGGTTCGACCGCTTCGAGGAATAG
- a CDS encoding ABC transporter ATP-binding protein — MSDTLLSVEDLRTHIHTDDGLVRAVDGISFDIDRGETVCLVGESGSGKTMTCDTLSGLVETPPAEVTGSVRFDGEELVPFDETDFRSIRGAEIGYAFQNARSALDPVYTVGDQIIEAIRLHRDVSTTDARERAIDLLETVGISPADSRVDEYPHQFSDGMCQRVALAIALAAEPALLIADEPTSALDVTIQARIIDLIDDLRADRDLALLLVTHDLRVVAALADRVVVMYAGTVVERGPIEDVFANPAHPYTQALFESFTGDGDPDRESLARDALPTEGCRFHPRCPAIIPPEEVALPREHWQGVVAFRFRLEREWADAAELRASLLRELPPAERTDSDLDATVRAAFDLPDEVADTDVESALGTAIGAIAADDIDEAREALADVATSVCERESPSPDAAETKHPVSCHRYDPSLPGNSETGIDLGPSEE; from the coding sequence ATGAGCGACACCCTGCTTTCCGTCGAGGACCTGCGAACCCACATCCACACCGACGACGGCCTCGTCCGGGCCGTCGACGGCATCTCCTTCGACATCGACCGCGGCGAGACGGTCTGTCTCGTCGGCGAAAGCGGCTCCGGCAAAACGATGACCTGCGACACCCTCTCCGGCCTCGTCGAGACGCCGCCCGCCGAGGTCACGGGGTCGGTCCGCTTCGACGGCGAGGAACTCGTCCCCTTCGATGAGACGGACTTCCGCTCGATACGCGGCGCCGAAATCGGCTACGCCTTCCAGAACGCCCGGAGCGCGCTGGACCCCGTCTACACCGTCGGCGACCAGATTATCGAGGCGATTCGCCTCCACCGCGACGTGAGCACGACCGACGCCCGCGAGCGGGCTATCGACCTGTTGGAGACGGTCGGCATCTCGCCGGCCGATTCCCGCGTCGACGAGTACCCACACCAGTTCTCCGACGGCATGTGCCAGCGGGTCGCCCTCGCTATCGCCCTCGCTGCGGAGCCCGCGCTGCTCATCGCCGACGAACCCACCTCCGCGCTCGACGTGACGATTCAGGCCCGCATCATCGACCTCATCGACGACCTCCGGGCGGACCGGGACCTCGCGCTCCTCCTCGTCACCCACGACCTCCGGGTCGTCGCCGCGCTGGCCGACCGCGTCGTCGTGATGTACGCCGGCACGGTCGTCGAACGCGGCCCCATCGAGGACGTCTTCGCGAACCCCGCTCACCCCTACACGCAGGCACTCTTCGAGAGTTTCACCGGCGACGGCGACCCCGACCGCGAAAGCCTCGCTCGCGACGCCCTGCCGACCGAGGGCTGTCGGTTCCATCCCCGGTGTCCGGCGATAATCCCGCCGGAAGAGGTCGCCCTCCCCCGCGAGCACTGGCAGGGCGTCGTCGCCTTCCGGTTCCGTCTGGAACGGGAGTGGGCCGACGCGGCCGAACTCCGGGCGTCGCTACTTCGGGAACTGCCGCCGGCCGAACGGACCGATTCGGACCTTGACGCGACGGTTCGGGCCGCCTTCGACCTCCCGGACGAGGTGGCCGATACGGACGTCGAATCCGCTCTCGGGACCGCCATCGGAGCCATCGCGGCCGACGACATCGATGAGGCGCGCGAAGCGCTGGCCGACGTAGCGACGAGCGTCTGCGAGCGCGAGTCGCCGTCGCCGGACGCCGCGGAGACGAAACACCCGGTCTCCTGCCACCGATACGACCCGTCGCTTCCGGGGAACTCGGAGACGGGCATCGACCTGGGACCGTCGGAAGAGTAG
- a CDS encoding formate/nitrite transporter family protein, translating to MSSDDDPSGATLSYRNILEREMENALQEVGRPGKGLFLSGVSAGLNLSFGVLFMAMALTYAGGFGSDLTKQAVLAFVSAIAFLFVVIGQTELFTAQATMAVLPVLDGRIGLAKLGRLWSIIYAGNMLGCAGFALLIATVGPPMGIVTPSAAGALADALTGLSWWVVLLSAVIAGWLMGLATWLAAASRDTIGRVTVVLLITATIGFGPFHHVILGTTELLTAMLLGQGVGLPVFGGFLLVATVGNVIGGSVFVGLLNYGHIALAGDDADVDVGSDDEDAE from the coding sequence ATGTCCTCAGACGACGACCCGAGCGGTGCGACGCTGTCGTATCGGAACATCCTGGAACGCGAGATGGAAAACGCCCTCCAGGAGGTCGGCCGGCCGGGGAAGGGGTTGTTCCTCTCGGGGGTTTCGGCGGGACTGAACCTCAGTTTCGGCGTGCTGTTCATGGCGATGGCGCTGACCTACGCCGGGGGGTTCGGCTCCGACCTGACCAAACAGGCGGTGCTGGCCTTCGTCTCCGCCATCGCGTTCCTCTTCGTCGTCATCGGGCAGACCGAACTGTTCACCGCGCAGGCCACGATGGCCGTTCTGCCGGTTCTCGACGGCCGTATCGGCCTCGCGAAATTGGGACGGCTCTGGAGTATCATCTACGCAGGCAATATGCTGGGCTGTGCAGGGTTCGCGCTGCTGATTGCGACCGTCGGGCCGCCGATGGGCATCGTCACCCCGAGCGCGGCGGGGGCGCTGGCGGACGCGCTGACGGGCCTTTCGTGGTGGGTCGTCCTCCTGAGTGCCGTCATCGCCGGGTGGCTGATGGGCCTCGCGACATGGCTGGCGGCCGCCAGCCGCGACACCATCGGCCGGGTCACCGTCGTGTTGCTGATAACCGCCACCATCGGCTTCGGGCCGTTCCACCACGTCATCCTCGGGACGACGGAGTTGCTGACGGCCATGCTGCTCGGACAGGGCGTCGGTCTGCCGGTCTTCGGCGGGTTCCTGCTGGTGGCGACCGTCGGCAACGTTATCGGCGGGTCAGTCTTCGTCGGCCTGCTCAACTACGGCCACATCGCCCTGGCCGGCGATGACGCCGACGTGGATGTCGGCTCGGACGACGAGGACGCCGAATAG
- a CDS encoding PadR family transcriptional regulator → MHDLTGFQRDLLYVIAGREEPHGLAIKEELEDYYEKEIHHGRLYPNLDTLVDKGLVEKGQRDRRTNFYTLTRRGRREIEARREWENQYVDL, encoded by the coding sequence ATGCACGACCTGACAGGATTCCAGCGAGACCTACTGTACGTCATCGCCGGACGCGAAGAACCACACGGGCTAGCGATCAAAGAGGAACTCGAGGACTACTACGAAAAGGAGATTCACCACGGCCGCCTCTACCCCAACCTCGATACCCTCGTCGACAAGGGCCTCGTCGAGAAGGGCCAGCGCGACCGCCGGACGAACTTTTATACCCTCACCCGTCGCGGCCGCCGAGAGATCGAAGCCCGCCGCGAATGGGAAAACCAGTACGTCGACCTTTGA
- a CDS encoding acyl-CoA dehydrogenase family protein — MDFELSEEQEQLKSEVQRFAENEIIPVAKEYDREEKYPWDVVDKAAEMGLLAPQIPFDYGGAGYDVLDTAIIVEELFAADPGIGLCLCSTGFGTEAIIEYGTEDQKEEYLEPVATGDAISGAAISEPDTGSDVSSVSTRAEKDGDEWVINGNKMWITNGSIGDFFVVLCQTDPEAEGRYNGFSQIIVESDRDGFEADKITGKLGIRASDTAELILDDVRVPEENLVGTRGAGFLQQMNFFDETRTGVAAQGVGIAKGAAERALDYAQEREQFGRPIGDFQAIQHKLADMHTETEAARNLTYKSAWSVDHSDGQLTKLASMAKEFASRTAVSNANEAVQIHGGSGYVDDFDVERFYRDAKITQIYEGTTEIQKMIIARELQGKGF; from the coding sequence ATGGACTTCGAACTGTCCGAAGAACAAGAGCAACTGAAAAGCGAGGTCCAGCGCTTCGCCGAAAACGAGATCATTCCGGTCGCCAAGGAATACGACCGCGAAGAGAAATACCCCTGGGACGTCGTCGATAAGGCCGCCGAGATGGGCCTGCTGGCACCCCAGATTCCCTTCGACTACGGCGGCGCCGGCTACGACGTGCTCGACACCGCCATCATCGTCGAGGAACTGTTCGCCGCCGACCCCGGTATCGGCCTGTGTCTCTGTTCGACCGGCTTCGGTACGGAGGCCATCATCGAATACGGTACCGAGGACCAGAAAGAGGAGTACCTCGAACCCGTCGCCACGGGCGACGCCATCTCCGGCGCCGCGATTTCCGAACCCGACACCGGCTCGGACGTCTCCAGCGTGAGCACGCGCGCCGAGAAGGACGGCGACGAGTGGGTCATCAACGGCAACAAGATGTGGATTACCAACGGCTCCATCGGCGACTTCTTCGTCGTCCTCTGTCAGACCGACCCCGAGGCCGAGGGCCGCTACAACGGCTTCTCTCAGATCATCGTCGAATCCGACCGCGACGGCTTCGAAGCCGACAAAATCACGGGCAAACTCGGAATCCGCGCGTCCGACACCGCCGAACTCATCCTCGACGACGTTCGCGTCCCCGAGGAGAACCTCGTCGGCACCCGCGGTGCCGGCTTCCTCCAGCAGATGAACTTCTTCGACGAGACGCGTACCGGCGTCGCCGCACAGGGTGTCGGTATCGCCAAGGGCGCCGCCGAGCGCGCCCTCGACTACGCTCAAGAGCGTGAACAGTTCGGCCGCCCCATCGGCGACTTCCAGGCCATCCAGCACAAACTCGCCGACATGCACACCGAAACCGAGGCCGCCCGTAACCTCACCTACAAGTCCGCCTGGTCGGTCGACCACTCCGACGGCCAGCTGACCAAGCTCGCCTCGATGGCCAAGGAGTTCGCCTCCCGCACCGCCGTCAGCAACGCCAACGAGGCCGTCCAGATTCACGGCGGCTCCGGCTACGTCGACGACTTCGACGTCGAACGCTTCTACCGCGACGCCAAGATTACCCAAATCTACGAGGGCACCACCGAAATCCAGAAGATGATTATCGCCCGAGAGCTTCAGGGCAAAGGGTTCTAG
- a CDS encoding DUF2391 domain-containing protein gives MSSDGPDPRGDGIDVGDILDQLEELEGSITTSEGQEELRHTKRMLKHLPVSERISKYTSRDLGEAFVGSIIFGLPLLVEDGVFVIAQYLLDSLVSGVPVFLVANAVFVVALTTGLLYAVDFREIQITNPIFGLVPRRLVGVLTISFLTAAGLMVMWGRMFIGDPTSVEMVARITVIWTAASIGASLGDILPGESKGTDLTLSNIDELVS, from the coding sequence ATGAGCAGCGACGGCCCGGACCCGCGAGGCGACGGCATCGACGTCGGCGACATCCTCGACCAACTCGAGGAACTGGAGGGGTCGATTACCACCTCCGAAGGTCAGGAGGAACTGCGACACACGAAACGGATGCTGAAGCACCTGCCGGTCAGCGAGCGCATCTCGAAGTACACGAGTCGAGACCTGGGAGAGGCGTTCGTCGGCAGCATCATCTTCGGGTTGCCGCTTCTGGTCGAGGACGGCGTCTTCGTCATCGCTCAGTATCTCCTCGATTCGCTGGTCTCGGGCGTTCCCGTCTTCCTGGTCGCCAACGCCGTCTTCGTCGTCGCGCTGACGACGGGACTGCTCTATGCGGTCGACTTCCGGGAGATTCAGATCACGAACCCGATATTCGGGCTGGTACCGCGACGACTCGTCGGCGTCCTCACCATCTCGTTTCTGACGGCGGCCGGCCTGATGGTCATGTGGGGCCGGATGTTCATCGGCGACCCGACCTCCGTGGAGATGGTCGCCCGAATAACGGTCATCTGGACGGCGGCGTCCATCGGCGCCTCGCTGGGCGACATTCTGCCCGGCGAGAGCAAGGGAACCGACCTCACGCTGAGCAACATCGACGAACTGGTCAGTTAA
- a CDS encoding NAD(P)/FAD-dependent oxidoreductase has protein sequence MQQVDVAIVGGGPAGSSAGHAAASEGADAVVIEKGVPRADRETLGPDSTDAAGILDYWVDIMNLGEPIPEHVKHQELDAAEFVGPNESVELTSTGIDSSYPNFGFTVHRARFDDWLRERAENAGAEYRVGTAVAEVDSDLSGAPTHTLTLRDGTEIQADYLILADGPQRTITGTVLEDWLADDQMAKLDSRKTNHIAYQEYRRIPEELFEDDRIKFWWGYMPGHTAYPWVFPNDEPVARVGLTMPIGMDIDDVANREDYCLLNPEDERIPQGGTYIQRLLQREYPGYDLDDFPLVEDRGKSGGTETYPISSTRPIESPTDANVAIVGGAMGATSEFHEGGDHVAIRTGQIAGTQAARGHLDSYNDRWHNAIGDEVRRNCVFADMVRGYEPDDWDTMFGLISDVKGDDAFSAHEAVYAGWTGAKLFAEYKWKKFGFRDGRYAQIREDDYGSL, from the coding sequence ATGCAACAGGTAGACGTCGCCATCGTCGGGGGCGGCCCCGCCGGCAGTTCCGCCGGCCACGCGGCCGCCAGCGAGGGTGCCGACGCCGTCGTCATCGAGAAGGGCGTCCCGCGGGCCGACCGCGAGACCCTCGGCCCCGACTCGACGGACGCCGCCGGTATCCTCGATTACTGGGTCGACATCATGAACCTCGGTGAGCCGATTCCCGAGCACGTCAAACACCAGGAACTCGACGCCGCGGAGTTCGTCGGCCCCAACGAATCCGTCGAGTTGACCTCGACGGGCATCGATTCGTCCTACCCCAATTTCGGCTTTACCGTCCACCGGGCCCGCTTCGACGACTGGCTCCGCGAGCGCGCCGAAAACGCCGGCGCCGAATACCGCGTCGGCACCGCCGTCGCCGAGGTCGACAGCGACCTCAGCGGCGCGCCGACCCACACGCTGACGCTCCGGGACGGCACCGAGATTCAGGCCGACTACCTCATCCTCGCCGACGGCCCCCAGCGGACGATTACGGGGACCGTCCTCGAAGACTGGCTGGCCGACGACCAGATGGCGAAACTCGACTCCCGGAAGACCAACCACATCGCCTATCAAGAGTACCGCCGGATTCCGGAGGAACTCTTCGAGGACGACCGCATCAAGTTCTGGTGGGGCTACATGCCCGGCCACACCGCCTACCCGTGGGTCTTCCCGAACGACGAACCGGTCGCCCGCGTCGGCCTGACGATGCCCATCGGGATGGACATCGACGACGTGGCGAACCGCGAGGACTACTGCCTGCTCAATCCGGAGGACGAACGCATCCCCCAGGGCGGCACCTACATCCAGCGCCTCCTCCAGCGGGAGTATCCCGGCTACGACCTCGATGACTTCCCGCTCGTCGAGGACCGCGGCAAATCCGGCGGCACCGAGACCTATCCCATCTCCTCGACGCGGCCCATCGAGTCGCCGACCGATGCCAACGTCGCCATCGTCGGCGGCGCCATGGGCGCGACCTCGGAGTTCCACGAGGGCGGCGACCACGTCGCGATTCGGACCGGCCAGATTGCCGGCACACAGGCCGCCCGCGGCCACCTCGACAGCTACAACGACCGCTGGCACAACGCCATCGGCGACGAGGTGCGGCGCAACTGCGTCTTCGCGGATATGGTCCGGGGTTACGAACCCGACGACTGGGACACTATGTTCGGCCTCATCAGCGACGTCAAGGGCGACGACGCCTTCTCGGCCCACGAAGCCGTCTACGCCGGCTGGACCGGCGCGAAGCTCTTCGCGGAGTACAAATGGAAGAAGTTCGGGTTCCGCGACGGCCGATACGCCCAGATTCGCGAAGACGACTACGGGTCCCTGTAA
- a CDS encoding DUF7130 family rubredoxin-like protein, with protein MEATDKPDDEVVKPGEPVYSGDGTFLGRVSSLNEAGFEVEEIGTTDSDGVDQEELPGQEFGEGYLMWRCTECGEMGELEDDIPDSCPGCDAPREAIEEVQED; from the coding sequence ATGGAAGCGACAGACAAACCCGATGACGAGGTCGTCAAGCCCGGAGAACCAGTATACAGCGGCGACGGGACGTTTCTGGGCCGGGTCAGCAGTCTCAACGAAGCAGGTTTCGAGGTCGAGGAAATCGGGACGACCGACTCCGACGGCGTCGACCAGGAGGAACTCCCCGGTCAGGAGTTCGGCGAGGGATACCTGATGTGGCGCTGCACCGAGTGCGGCGAGATGGGCGAACTCGAGGACGACATCCCTGACTCCTGCCCCGGCTGTGATGCGCCGCGGGAAGCCATCGAAGAAGTACAGGAAGACTGA
- a CDS encoding cob(I)yrinic acid a,c-diamide adenosyltransferase — protein sequence MKIYTGRGDEGMTDLRDMSRVSKASPRIESYGTVDELNSVVGRIRPSGYDDIDEKLAAVQNHLHIIQADFANPDREDEDAPRVTDEHVEDLEDWMDAYDDELEPLESFILPGGSDAGSKLHHARSVCRRAERRAVAFSADTEDVNEDAIAYLNRLSDALFVWARVVNQREGIPEESPEY from the coding sequence ATGAAAATCTACACCGGTCGCGGTGACGAGGGAATGACCGACCTCCGAGACATGTCCCGAGTCTCGAAGGCGAGTCCCCGCATCGAATCCTACGGCACTGTCGACGAACTCAACAGCGTGGTCGGGCGGATTCGGCCCTCCGGCTACGACGACATCGACGAGAAACTGGCCGCCGTCCAGAACCACCTCCACATCATTCAGGCCGACTTCGCGAACCCGGACCGCGAGGACGAGGACGCGCCGCGGGTGACCGACGAGCACGTCGAGGACCTCGAAGACTGGATGGACGCCTACGACGACGAACTGGAGCCACTGGAGAGTTTCATCCTCCCGGGCGGCAGCGACGCCGGGTCGAAACTCCACCACGCGCGGTCGGTCTGCCGCCGCGCCGAGCGCCGCGCCGTGGCGTTTTCGGCCGACACCGAGGACGTCAACGAGGACGCCATCGCGTACCTGAACCGCCTCTCGGACGCGCTGTTCGTGTGGGCCCGCGTGGTCAACCAGCGCGAGGGGATTCCGGAAGAATCCCCGGAGTACTGA
- a CDS encoding helix-turn-helix transcriptional regulator, translating into MPVSIDEFESGDLPDGPSVPEQVITYLYTHRDAAFTRSEIATAIDEDPNTVGTALTRLKERDLVRHRGEYWAIAEDEQRIAAAYDLHRVSERLDEDDGGIDSEDWDAVAPDNPHPSEDG; encoded by the coding sequence ATGCCGGTGAGCATCGACGAGTTCGAATCGGGGGACCTGCCGGACGGTCCGAGCGTGCCCGAGCAAGTCATCACGTATCTCTACACGCACCGGGACGCAGCGTTCACCCGATCGGAGATTGCTACGGCTATCGACGAAGACCCGAACACGGTTGGGACCGCGCTTACGCGGTTGAAGGAGCGCGACCTCGTCCGCCATCGAGGAGAATACTGGGCAATCGCGGAAGATGAGCAGCGAATCGCCGCCGCCTACGACCTGCATCGGGTGAGCGAACGACTCGACGAAGACGACGGCGGCATCGATTCGGAGGATTGGGATGCCGTCGCTCCTGATAACCCCCATCCGAGCGAGGACGGATAA
- a CDS encoding DUF2062 domain-containing protein yields MVRRRLSEYRSRVRSRLETAFAGEHSPQQVARSFALGVFITALPTFGTGVLAFGVIAALSESVSKIALLASVVVLNPVAKWGVYAASFWLGIQLLGPPEGISVASYTVSFSAAPDVVSRLLLGNLIIAVVLTIAGYAFAFRVIREMHERDLGISELVSSE; encoded by the coding sequence ATGGTGAGACGACGGCTCTCGGAGTATCGGTCGAGGGTCCGTTCCCGACTCGAGACGGCCTTCGCGGGCGAGCACTCGCCACAGCAGGTCGCCCGGAGTTTCGCGCTCGGCGTCTTCATCACCGCACTGCCGACTTTCGGAACCGGGGTCCTCGCCTTCGGCGTCATCGCCGCCCTCTCGGAGAGCGTCAGCAAAATCGCGCTGCTGGCGTCGGTGGTCGTACTCAACCCCGTCGCCAAGTGGGGCGTCTACGCCGCGAGTTTCTGGCTCGGGATTCAACTGCTCGGGCCGCCCGAGGGTATCTCCGTCGCCAGCTATACCGTCTCCTTCAGTGCCGCTCCGGACGTCGTCTCACGGCTTCTGCTCGGCAACCTCATCATCGCCGTGGTCCTCACCATCGCCGGCTACGCCTTCGCCTTCCGCGTCATCCGGGAGATGCACGAACGCGACCTCGGTATCTCGGAACTGGTCTCCAGCGAATAA